The DNA region GCTGAACAGCGCCTGTAAAGGGGTGATTCAGCTGCTGGGCGGCGTGGGCGCGAACGGCAACGTCCAGGCGACGATCCTGACGCAGAATCTGGCGGCACTGCTCAACTGCCCCGCCTGGCTGCTGCCCTCGCAGTCGATCGAGCATTCCGTCAGCGATCGCCAGCGGCTCTCGGCCAACGCCGAGGTGGCCGAGGTGCTGAGCAAGTTTGATCAGGTCGATCTGGCGATTGTTGGCATTGGCGATCTTGAACCGTCGGCCCTGCTGCGGAATTCAGGCAACTACTACGACGGCGGGATGTTACAGACGCTGGCGGCGCGCGGCGCGGTGGGCGATATCTGCCTGCACTATTTCGACGCCTGCGGTCAGCCGGTGCTGAAAGATGAAGAAGATCCGGTGATCGGGATGGAGCTGGCGCAGGTGAAACGCTGTCCGCAGGTGGTCGGGCTGGCGGGCGGACGGGAAAAAGCCCAGGCCATCCGCGGGGCGCTGCTGGGCGGTTACATCAACGTGCTGATCGTCGATTATCCTACGGCGCGGCTGCTGCTCACGCCGCAGGCATAATGGCGATCAGATGGTGCGGTAGGCGGTCGTGACTTTCCACAGATAGCGCGGGGCCTGCGCCGCCGGATGCTTGTTCTGCACATGCTGATAGAACTCATCGGGGGACATCGCATTGATCATCGCAATCGCCCGATCGCGGTCGCGGGAAAAGGTCCGCAGCAGCGCACCGGCGCCATTCGCATAGGAGACGATGGTGGCGTAGCGCAGCGTCAGGGGATCGCGGATGCCCGAGAGCGCAGAGTCCTGCAGGATGCGGATATAGGCGGTGCCGATATCGATATTTTTAGCGGGATCGCGCAGCTCGGCATTGGAGGGCTGTCCGCGACGGCCCAGGGTGCGATAGACCTCGCGCCCGGCGGTTGAGGCTTTAATCTGCATCAGCCCTACCGCGTTGGAGCGGCTGACGACGCCCGGATTTCCACCTGATTCGACACTGATAATGGCGCTGATTAACTTCTCATCAACGCCATAATGACTGGCGGCATCTTCGGTAAACATGGCCCATGTGCCATTGACGCTGGACGGCGGTGCCTGAGTTAACGGCGTGTTGCGCTGCTTAACGATCTGATGCGGTGGCTCGCTGGAACAGCCGGTCAGGAGTAACGCTGAGAGTATAAGGTGTCGGATTTTCAGCAATTTTTCGTCTCTTCGCTGTGGTGGCGAATGCTATCATACCCAGACAGCCCGGGAGCAAAATTACCGTTTATCCTAAATGCACTAAAATCTGGCGCGTACCGTGACATCAGCGGCGCTTTTCGCCATCATCGCGGTAAATCAGGTGCTAACAGCAGGAAAGTATGATGATTTCACGTTCAGTCCGTCTTATCTCCCCCTCCGGTTACTGCCACAATCAGCCTGCGGCGCTGCAGGGCATCGCGCGGCTGCGCGCGGCAGGCCATCAGGTTGAAAACGAGCAGGTGATCACCCGCCGCTTTCAGCGCTTTGCCGGAACGGATGCGGAGAGACTGGCGGATATTAACCAGCTTGCCAGCCTCGCGACGCTGCCCGACGTGGTGCTGGCCGTGCGCGGCGGCTATGGCGCCAGCCGGCTGCTGGCCTCGATTGACTACACGGGCCTGCAACGCCGTCTGCTGAATCAGCCGCTGGCGCTGTGCGGTCACAGCGACTTCACCGCGGTTCAACTGGCGCTGCTGGCGCAGGTGGGCCTGATCACCTTCAGCGCCCCGATGCTGGCCGGTAATTTCGGTGCCGCGACCTTATCCGAATTTACCCTTCACCACTTCTGGCAGGCATTGACATCCCCGACATTTGAGGTGAAATGGCAAAGCGAAACGCCGGATGAAGGTGAATGGCAGGGCACGTTGTGGGGCGGCAATCTGGCGATGATCTGCTCTCTGATCGGCACCCCCTGGATGCCACAGTTCGATAATGGCATTCTGGTGATCGAAGATGTGAATGAGCATCCGTTCCGCATTGAACGTATGCTGATTCAGCTGGAGCAGAGCGGCATTCTGGCGCGTCAGCGGGCGATCGTCACCGGCAGTTTTACCAGCACGGCGCTGTCAGACTATGACAATGGCTTTGACTTCAGCACCGTCTGGCAGCGGCTGCGCGACACCACCGGTCTGCCGGTCATCTCCGATCTGGCTTTCGGTCATGACACGGATACCGTAACGCTGCCGCTGGGCGCACGCGCAGAGTTAGCCGTCCGTCACGGGCAGGCGCAGATTCAGGTAACCGGGCACCCCGTCCTGCGGGAATAGCGCACGTTTCAGGAGATCGACATTGAAGCCGTTGTATGACGATTTGTGGATCTCAACCCCGGAGTTTCCGGTGGAAGATGCCGTTAACGACCTGATGATGCATGGATTTATGCTGCGTCATCCACGCGGCAACCTGCTGATTGGCCGGGTTGAAAACCTGCTCGATCACGAGGTGCTGGCCGACAGCGGCGGCGTAATCCGTCACTATCTGACCCACTGGCACGAGTCGGCGCCGGGAACAGCGGTGATCCAGCAGCGCTTCAGCAGCGCGCTTTACTGCCACAGCCGGTCGCTGGGCCCGATCAGCCGTTTTGCTGAGCCGGACGACACCTTCACCCTGCCGGAGACGCACTTCGGGGATTTTCATCTGTTGCCGACACCCGGCCACACGCCGGGCAGCGCCAGCTATCTCTATACGTCGCCGCTGGGCATGACCTATCTGTTTGTGGGCGATACGGTGACGTGCGCGCATGACCAGTGGATCACCGTACTGGTGCCGGACAGCAATCCGGCGGAACTGAGCCAGACGCTGGAATTCTACCGCTCGCTGCGGCCTGACGTCGTGCTGATGAGCACCACGCGCGGGCATCTCTCCTGGAAAACGGTCACGCTGCAGAGCTGGCTGGCGGCGATCGATGAAGCCGAGCAGCACCCGCTGGATCTGCGCCAGCAGCCGCTGTTCTGATCACAGCTCTTTGGTCAGATAGTGACGCTGATGATGCAGGATATAGTTTCCCAGCGTGAGCCGCAGGGTGTAGCCGAGCTTTTCATAAAAAGGGCGCGCCTGAAAACTGGCGGTATCCACCTGCGCATAGCGGCATCCCCGCCGCTGCGCCTCCTGCTCCGCCGCCTGCATCAGCTGACTGCCTACCCCCTGACCGCGTAACCTTTCACTGACCCAGAGCATATCAATCCGCAGCCAGCTACCGGTGGTGGAACCGGTCAGCCCGGCCAGCTTCCGGCCCTGCTCGTCCCGGATAAAGACGCCGATCGCGCGGATTTCATCGACGTCGAAGAAGTGGCTGTTATGCGCCTTGAGGCCCAGCCTGACCTCATCCAGATCCTGCGTGGTGACATTATCGGTAATCTCAGGTTGCATAACAGGCTCCCGGTTAAGAATCGGAACGCTGACGGTCGTCGTAACGCTCCAGGCTCAGCGCATCCACATCACGTTTTTCGCTGCGGTTGCAGGGCAGAAGTTTATCGCTGTCGCGATAGACGAAGAAGATCTCCTCGCTGCGCTGATTCACGATCAACTGGTCACCATTGCGAAAACGGGTAATCGCGACCGGGTCGCCCGCCTCCAGCTTTGTGCGCTGCTGACCGGCGGCAATCTGGAAATGGTTGTCCGGCCACATTACGGTGGTTAAGCCATATTCGGCGCGCGAAACGGTCATGGTCGCCCGGCCGGGACAGTGAAGCTGAAATTCGGTTTCGCTCCAGGCGGGGGCGCTGTGACAGGCCAGCAGGCCCAGGGCAATCAATGCTGCCTTCATACTGTGTCTCCGCTGATTTTACTGAGAATTTTTTAGCTTAACACATCAGGGGACAAGGGCGAGCGGCGGGATCGTCATCATTAAGACCACGGAAAGCTGGGTTCAGCCTGCGAAAAAGCTGAAAGTTGAGGAAATGTAAAGTATATCCGGCCAGCGCAACAGGCTGCCGCGCAGGCCGGATAGCGGTTATTCAGCTGCCACCTCTGCGGCCACTAACATCAGGGCCAGCCCGGCATTTTCGCCATCATAAGCCTGCATCGCGGCGCGGATATCGGCGGAACAAGCAATCACCTGTTGCTTCTTATCGGCTTCTAACTGATCAATCGCGTGACGAATAATCATTAGACTTGCTTCTTCTTCTTTCATCATTTATCCCTGGATTTGCCTAAGCGGTGCGCAAAGAAGCCAAGAATACCGTTTATTGCCAGGCAAAGTCACCCCTTTACATTCCTGTTGCTTAACGATTAAACAAATCACAAACAGGAAGCGTAACGGAAAATGCTATAATTGGGTAATAAGGGGCGCAGGCGCGTGATGGTGCACCAGCCGACGCCCAGGGATTGAAGCAGGTAGAAAATCATGATGCGACTCAGCATGTTAATCCTCATCGCGATGCTTACTGGATGTTCATCTGGCCCGAAAGGGGTGGAATGTCCGGGTGAGGTTTCCACAATTTATGGACAGCCGATGGGGCAGACCCGCGCGGTGATTTTCGACCTGGTTAACGCCTTTACCGTCACCCGCGACAACGTCAGCGTGGAGAGTGGCCCGCTGCAGTCGCTGGATCGGTTTAAATATGTTCCCTCCGCCGTGACGCGTGAAGGCTATTATGCTCAGCGCCTGTCCGACCATCAGTTCCGCCTGATCAACCCCTGGCAGGACACTCAGATCACCTGGACCTGCCCATAAGGGATGAATCCTGCTGCCAGATCGTTTATTGTCAGGAAACGTCAAGCAGCAGGTCTCCCCGATGGAAAAGCGTCTCGATAACAACGGTTATATCGACTTCCCCTTCCCCGCTACCCGCAACGCGGATGGCTCTGTGAATCCCTGTGGTTTCGATCTGACCCTGGAAACGGACCGTCTTGAGGAGATTCGGGTGCTGAACCGGTCGGTGAATCTCCGGCGACTGGTTGAGGAGATCAACCTGCAGGAGGGGCTGTTTATGACGCTGGCCTGCGACTGGCAGCAGCAGGCCGATGCGGTCTGTGGCTTTATCGATGTCGCTTTCCGGCCGGAATTGCCGCATCACGGTCACGAGGAGGCGTTACAGCTGGAAGCGCAGTTTAACCGCTATCTGGCCGGGCAGGAGAAACAGCATCAGATGCCCGCCGACGCCCTGGTGAACTATGCCCGTTCGGTTCTCGACTGGAGCTGGTCGCCGCTGCGCCAGCGTCAGCGCGACTATGAAAAGATCACCATCCAGTTCTACTGTCCACAGGCTGAGGATGCCGAATGGTGCTTCGACCATCTGCGTCACTTTCTGGTCAGCGTCTACCCGGCCTGCATTGCCGCCCGATCACTCTGAACCCTTTTATCCCTGGAGTCGCCATGCGATCTGCTGCGCTGTCTGCCGTCATACTCTTCTGCTCACTGCTGTTTGCCACGACGGCCGAAGCCGATCGCTGCCAGCAGGTCCGCGCCGGTCTGGATATCGGCTCCGGCACCACCAAAATTGCGGTTGCGCGCGTTAACGTCTGTCAGCTACGCATCGAGAAAATACTCTATCAGGATCAGCGAGCCGTGGCCTGGAACGAGGCCCTGGCCCATTCGCCCGATAACCAGCTCAGCCCGGCGATCGCGCAGGCAGGGGCGACGGCGCTCCGCCAGCTGCTGAGCGGCGCACAGCGTTTTCATCCTGAGCGGATCAGCGGCGTCGCCACCGCGGTCTTCCGGAACGCCAGCAACGGAGAGGCCGTGATCGCGCAGCTGCAGCAGCAGACAGGAGCGGCGATCAGCATCATTTCGCAGCAACAGGAAGCGAAGCTGGGTTTCCTCTCCGCGAAAGCGGCGCTGGGCGATCCCGGCATCCGCGATGAGCAGCTGCTGGTCTGGGATATCGGCGGCGGTTCGATGCAGATGACCGCCTGGCGGCAGGCGGCAGGCAAACCGGTGGCCGACATCTATCAGGGCAGACTGGCCTCCGTAACGCTGAAAAACTTTATTCTGACCGTGCTGAAGAATCAACCGGATGCCGCATCGCCGAACCCGATCGGCTCCTGGCGGCCCTCAGTGCTGCGCTTTGTGCAGTTTTATGCGGCGAATGATGTCAGCCCGCAGATCAGACAGGATGTGGCGGGCCGGCGGGTGATCGGCATCGGCGGCGTTCACGGTTTCTCCATCCGCAATCAGCTACCCGGAAAACCCGCTCGCTATACGCTGGCGGCCCTTCAGCAGGTCTCCAGGCAGCAGGTCTGGAAAGGCGACAGTGAACTTTCGGGCGACTACCGGGCCACTGACGTCAGTAATCTGCTGCTGGTCGAAGGTTATATGCAGGCGCTGAAGATTAACGAGGTCACCATTGTTGAGGCCAGTCTGATTCAGGGTGTCCTGCTGCAGTAACGCCCTGTCGCCCGCCAGGCGGCGGGGGCGGGCGACGTCTTCTTTTCGCCCTGCGCGCCGCTGGCGGTGCCGTTCAGGGATTGCTGCGTCGTCAGGGGGCCGCGTGCCCTCTTCCGCCCCGCCCGTTACCGGGCCGATCCCGCTCTCTTTACTGCCCTGCCATTCTTCCCGAACAGTGCCCCAGCCCCGCGAGAATCCCTGCCCGGACCGGAAATCTTTGGCCCGCAAACGAGGCGGGCTACACAGTCAGAAATGATTTTTCAGGCTCATCATCCCCTCAGCCAGAGCAGAATTCACTATCTTTGCTACGCTTTTAAGGTCTCACTCAAAACCAAGGAGCAATAAATGTCAGGAAAAATCGAAGATAAAGTAAAAGAAGCGGCTGGCGCAGTTCAGGAACAATGGGGTGCAGCAACCGGTTCATCCGAACATCAGGTAAAAGGCGCCGCTCGCCGTTACACCAACCAGGCAAGCTATGCAGCGCGCGATGCGGCTGAGTGCATCAAGGATCAGGTTCAGTCTAATCCTGCTGCCGGTCTGGCCATTGCGGCCGGCGTTGGCGTGTTCATCGGCTTCCTGCTGGGCCGCAAGTAATACGACCTGACGTTAACGGAACGGGAGCTGCGGCTTCCGTTTTTTTTGGCTTTCACGCCTGCCGGGAAGCGATCTCTGTAAGAGGTGCGTTCCGCGACGGGGGAAAGCGGTTGTGAAGTTCATTCTGTGCTCTTTCTGACAACATCAAGGTGACCTTATGAAAACGATTCCTGCCCTGCTGCTGGTTGCAGCGACCTTCGCCTCGCTTGCAGGCTGCTCGCAGCGAAGTGACGCGATTAAAGCCGACGGCCGTCCGCATGCGCCAAGTGGTCAGTCTTCGCCTGGCGGCACACTGGGTTCCGGCCCTGTCGGCCAGCCACAGTCGTAATTCCCCTGCCCCGGCAGACCTGCCGGGGTCTATCACCGCCATAATATTTCTGTCTGCTGATTAAAATATTCTCACTAATAATTAACCTGCTATTAGTTATGACGGGAATTAAAAAAAAGGGGGAATTCTCCCTGAAAAGTCAGAATTATCTAAGTTTCTTTCTAAAATGCCTTACTCCCTTTACACGATCCTGTATATATACCAGAAATAAACAACACAAAAATTATGGAAACAATTTAAACAACCCCTTTAAAAGCTAAAAAAATAGTCTTCCGCAATGAACTTAAATCGCCGTAATAATCTCTAATCACGCACAACCTCTTTTTGTTTACTGTTACGGCACCGCGAAGAGAATTCAGGCGTGAAGAAAAAAAAGATTTATCTGATCGATCGGCTGTTAACAGCCTATACCCGTTTGTCCGGCAGAAAGCCCTCACCGGGTCTGCAGGCCCTGACGCCGCAGACGGTGGTGGTCTACTCCACGACTGCACTGGGCGATTTCCTGATGAATACGCCGGCTATCTGGAGCCTGAAAAATCGTTTCCCCACCAGCAAATTTGTTCTGGTTTCCAGTGAGAAAAATAAGGATCTGGTCAGCCGCTATAACTGGTTCGATAAGATTTATATCTGGGATAATAAAATTGCCAACTACCTGCCGCTGTTTTTCAAATTGCGTCGTCATAAACCCGATCTGTCGGTGATATTACACGCCCATTTTCCTTACGATATTATGAGTTCGGTACTCAGCGGCAGTAAGGCGATCGTGCGCGACCATTACGGCAGCGAGTCGCCGCTGCTGAATAAATATCTCGATCACTATTCCGGCTATTTCGACGACCACACCATTAAACGTAAGCTGAAACTGATTGAAGCGCTGGGCGCAGAGAGCGGGCAGACCCGTATGCATCTGCCCGAGCTGGATCTTCCTGCCACCGCCGCGCCGGGTCATCGCCGCATCGGGTTCCAGCTTGGGGCCTCTAAAGATATTCGCCGCTGGCCGCTGGAATCTTTCTGCCAGCTCGCGACCGCACTGCTTGCACGCTGGCCCGATGCAGAGATTGTCGTGACCGGAACCGCCGCTGAGCAGCCTCTTGAGCGGGCATTTATCGAAGGCCTGCCTCCCCACTGCCGCAGCAACATCACGCCGATGGCGGGAA from Pantoea deleyi includes:
- a CDS encoding sugar-binding transcriptional regulator — encoded protein: MAKQDEQRLMVKIATLYYVEGLKQSEIAQSLTLSQSFVSRILNRSVKEGVVKISVVPPANVYPELEKAIEQTYTLPQAIVVEVPDQASPLQIKQAIGSAAAHYLETRLRNDELIGISSWSGTIRAMVDALHPLNSACKGVIQLLGGVGANGNVQATILTQNLAALLNCPAWLLPSQSIEHSVSDRQRLSANAEVAEVLSKFDQVDLAIVGIGDLEPSALLRNSGNYYDGGMLQTLAARGAVGDICLHYFDACGQPVLKDEEDPVIGMELAQVKRCPQVVGLAGGREKAQAIRGALLGGYINVLIVDYPTARLLLTPQA
- the emtA gene encoding membrane-bound lytic murein transglycosylase EmtA — translated: MLKIRHLILSALLLTGCSSEPPHQIVKQRNTPLTQAPPSSVNGTWAMFTEDAASHYGVDEKLISAIISVESGGNPGVVSRSNAVGLMQIKASTAGREVYRTLGRRGQPSNAELRDPAKNIDIGTAYIRILQDSALSGIRDPLTLRYATIVSYANGAGALLRTFSRDRDRAIAMINAMSPDEFYQHVQNKHPAAQAPRYLWKVTTAYRTI
- the ldcA gene encoding muramoyltetrapeptide carboxypeptidase, whose protein sequence is MISRSVRLISPSGYCHNQPAALQGIARLRAAGHQVENEQVITRRFQRFAGTDAERLADINQLASLATLPDVVLAVRGGYGASRLLASIDYTGLQRRLLNQPLALCGHSDFTAVQLALLAQVGLITFSAPMLAGNFGAATLSEFTLHHFWQALTSPTFEVKWQSETPDEGEWQGTLWGGNLAMICSLIGTPWMPQFDNGILVIEDVNEHPFRIERMLIQLEQSGILARQRAIVTGSFTSTALSDYDNGFDFSTVWQRLRDTTGLPVISDLAFGHDTDTVTLPLGARAELAVRHGQAQIQVTGHPVLRE
- a CDS encoding MBL fold metallo-hydrolase, which codes for MKPLYDDLWISTPEFPVEDAVNDLMMHGFMLRHPRGNLLIGRVENLLDHEVLADSGGVIRHYLTHWHESAPGTAVIQQRFSSALYCHSRSLGPISRFAEPDDTFTLPETHFGDFHLLPTPGHTPGSASYLYTSPLGMTYLFVGDTVTCAHDQWITVLVPDSNPAELSQTLEFYRSLRPDVVLMSTTRGHLSWKTVTLQSWLAAIDEAEQHPLDLRQQPLF
- a CDS encoding GNAT family N-acetyltransferase, whose protein sequence is MQPEITDNVTTQDLDEVRLGLKAHNSHFFDVDEIRAIGVFIRDEQGRKLAGLTGSTTGSWLRIDMLWVSERLRGQGVGSQLMQAAEQEAQRRGCRYAQVDTASFQARPFYEKLGYTLRLTLGNYILHHQRHYLTKEL
- a CDS encoding Ppx/GppA phosphatase family protein; translated protein: MRSAALSAVILFCSLLFATTAEADRCQQVRAGLDIGSGTTKIAVARVNVCQLRIEKILYQDQRAVAWNEALAHSPDNQLSPAIAQAGATALRQLLSGAQRFHPERISGVATAVFRNASNGEAVIAQLQQQTGAAISIISQQQEAKLGFLSAKAALGDPGIRDEQLLVWDIGGGSMQMTAWRQAAGKPVADIYQGRLASVTLKNFILTVLKNQPDAASPNPIGSWRPSVLRFVQFYAANDVSPQIRQDVAGRRVIGIGGVHGFSIRNQLPGKPARYTLAALQQVSRQQVWKGDSELSGDYRATDVSNLLLVEGYMQALKINEVTIVEASLIQGVLLQ
- a CDS encoding DUF883 family protein, which translates into the protein MSGKIEDKVKEAAGAVQEQWGAATGSSEHQVKGAARRYTNQASYAARDAAECIKDQVQSNPAAGLAIAAGVGVFIGFLLGRK
- a CDS encoding glycosyltransferase family 9 protein; translated protein: MKKKKIYLIDRLLTAYTRLSGRKPSPGLQALTPQTVVVYSTTALGDFLMNTPAIWSLKNRFPTSKFVLVSSEKNKDLVSRYNWFDKIYIWDNKIANYLPLFFKLRRHKPDLSVILHAHFPYDIMSSVLSGSKAIVRDHYGSESPLLNKYLDHYSGYFDDHTIKRKLKLIEALGAESGQTRMHLPELDLPATAAPGHRRIGFQLGASKDIRRWPLESFCQLATALLARWPDAEIVVTGTAAEQPLERAFIEGLPPHCRSNITPMAGKTNLSGLIGLIRTLDLLVTGDTGPLHIAVAAQTPTVSLFATANPRYTGPCQDSDRHIIIHRPDNTASQHPMAAIKPEEVGQAVAKLVG